DNA sequence from the Neisseria mucosa genome:
TACGACCTCGAGCCTGTCGGCAAATACAAACTGACCGTTTGTACCAACCTGCCCTGCGCCCTGCGCGGCGGCATGGCTACCGGCGAATATCTGAAGAAAAAACTCGGTATCGGCTACGGCGAAACCACGCCCGACGGCAAATTTACCCTTGTCGAAGGCGAATGCATGGGCGCATGTGGCGACGCACCGGTCATGCTGGTCAACAACCACAGCATGTGCAGCTTTATGACCGAAGAAGCAATTGACAAGAAACTTGCCGAACTGAAATAAAAGGCCGTCTGAAAAGTTTTGGGTAGCGTGGACTCATACCAATAAGATAATCGCAATAAAGATAACAAATCTAGGATTAACACGGAAAATTGCAATGAGCAGCATAGACTATCATGTATCCACCACTATGTTGGATTGGATAGCTGAAACCCAAGCCACCAATAGAAATGGTTTGGCGGAACTTGTTGCGCCTAAAAAACGCCAAAAATTTCTTGAAGGTATTATTAACCAAAGTCAAGCCGACAAGTTAATTAAAATGGCAAATATTCCGTTTGGTTTTCTGTTTCTGAACCAGCCTCCGCCCGAGAATTTTGGGAAGCCGTCTTTACCTGATTTCCGTACTGTGCAAGACAGTGAGCCTTTATCTGCCGATTTCTATGCGGTATTAAGTGATATTGACGATAAAGTTGATTGGTATCGCGATTATTTGCGCCAAACTGATAGGTTGCCTGAAAGTTTACCATTTGTTGGTAAATTTGGT
Encoded proteins:
- the nuoE gene encoding NADH-quinone oxidoreductase subunit NuoE gives rise to the protein MLSAESLKQIDIELAKYPADQRRSAIMGALRIAQTEKGWLAPETIAFVADYIGISPAQAYEVATFYNMYDLEPVGKYKLTVCTNLPCALRGGMATGEYLKKKLGIGYGETTPDGKFTLVEGECMGACGDAPVMLVNNHSMCSFMTEEAIDKKLAELK